GGTTCTCAGATAAAGACGATCAAGTTTGGCGGTTATGCATTTTTTGTGAGCAAGGAGTTGGCAGGGGTAACAGGTGAATTCAATGGCTGGCTTTCGGACGACTGGGCACGTGTCCCGATAAAGGCAACATTTAACACTTTCCTCGGGGTAGTTCGGCTTGAACTTTCAAAATGGGAAAAACAAGGTTGGAATCCACCTGTTAAGTAATTTGAAAATAAAATCTAAAAGCAGAAATGTTGAAAAAAATTTTTATCCTGATCATTATAACCTTTAACCTTGTGATTTCACAAAATTTGAAAATCGGTGGTTATGTTCAATTTGATGACAGGGTGAGAATTAAAGACAGATCTACAAGCTGGGAAGAATATCGGCTTGATTTGACGGGGCAAGTGGAATTTGAAAAGTTGAATTTTTATTCCGAGGTCTGGTTTAGAAATTTCGGCTCAACGAATGTTAAGAAATTAATTGAACTTTCTGATAAGGATAAGGTTGCACCAGTAGATGTTGATATTCGTGAGGCGTATGTTGATTTTAAGGGATTTATTTTTGACAACCTTGATTTAAGGATTGGAAGGCAAAGAATTGCTTGGGGAACGGCAGATAAACTTAATCCGACGGATAATCTCAATCCAGATGACCTTGAGGACATTTGGGACTATGGAAGACATCTTGGGTCAAATGCGGTTAAGTTGTCTTATTATGTTGGGGATTTTACATTTACTGGTGTTTTCATCCCGAAGTTTGTTCCAGCTGTTTTACCGCGTGGAGATTTGATGGATGTTTTTGTTGATGAGTTTTATTCAGGGTTTCCAACCGGGGTTAGTTTTATAAGCGATCGCATTGTGGTAAGAGAGCCGAGTGAGACGCTTGATGATGCGTCAAAGTTTGGTTTTAAGGTTGCAAAAAGAGATTTGTTTGGGTTTGATGTTTCTTTAAGCTATGTATACGGCAGGGACGATATTCCAGTTGTTAAGAGGGTTTATTTGCAAAATTTTGTGCCCGATTCCGTTATTTTGGAATTTCCGAGGATGAGAGTTTTGGGGTTTGATTTAACTGGGGAGATAATAGGAGTTGGGGTATGGACGGAGGCAGGGATTTTCTTTCCCGATAGAGTTGATATGGAAATTGTCAATATGGGTTATGTAAATGTGCTTGATAAGAAAAGTTATACGAGGTTTGTTGTG
This genomic interval from Candidatus Thermokryptus mobilis contains the following:
- a CDS encoding DUF1302 family protein, with translation MLKKIFILIIITFNLVISQNLKIGGYVQFDDRVRIKDRSTSWEEYRLDLTGQVEFEKLNFYSEVWFRNFGSTNVKKLIELSDKDKVAPVDVDIREAYVDFKGFIFDNLDLRIGRQRIAWGTADKLNPTDNLNPDDLEDIWDYGRHLGSNAVKLSYYVGDFTFTGVFIPKFVPAVLPRGDLMDVFVDEFYSGFPTGVSFISDRIVVREPSETLDDASKFGFKVAKRDLFGFDVSLSYVYGRDDIPVVKRVYLQNFVPDSVILEFPRMRVLGFDLTGEIIGVGVWTEAGIFFPDRVDMEIVNMGYVNVLDKKSYTRFVVGLDYTTRGGIYMNLQFLHGFVHERGRGNLKNYLTFNFEKKYMNDKVKLNFLSGGIEFKKLRNDYAVIYNPQLSFAPIDNFELVVGGRFINGRGKTTFGRLKDRDEIYVKVKYSF